In a single window of the Solea solea chromosome 14, fSolSol10.1, whole genome shotgun sequence genome:
- the mxd3 gene encoding max dimerization protein 3, whose amino-acid sequence MEGHVCNIQVLLRAAEFLERREREAEHGYASLLPLSPGHSDKRSKQKSKKISAGGNRSVHNELEKNRRAQLRHCLEQLKEQVPLSSDSMRNTTLNLLRRAQLHIKKLQDQDERAEQLKDRLRWEQRELRVRLEQLQRGSERMRNNSHGSTMSSDRSDSDREDVEVDVEGIVFDCVDSDGLSMTHTDADHCYSSMDKAWL is encoded by the exons atgGAAGGACACGTTTGCAACATCCAGGTGCTTCTGCGGGCCGCGGAGTTTCttgagagaagagagagag AGGCAGAACACGGATATGCTTCGCTCCTGCCTCTCAGCCCAGGTCACTCTGATAAGAGGAGCAAACAGAAGAGTAAGAAGATATCTGCTGGTGGCAATAG GTCAGTTCACAACGAGCTGGAAAAAAACAG ACGAGCTCAGCTGAGGCACTGCCTGGAGCAGCTCAAGGAACAAGTGCCTCTCTCGTCCGACTCCATGAGGAACACCACCCTCAACCTGCTGCGACGAGCTCAGCTTCACATAAAG AAGCTGCAGGACCAGGATGAGCGCGCCGAGCAGCTGAAGGACCGCCTGCGCTGGGAGCAGAGAGAGCTGCGGGTTCGGCTCGAGCAGCTCCAGAGAGGCAGCGAGAGGATGAGGAACAACAGTCATGGGTCGACTATGTCCTCGGACAGGTCCGACTCCGACAGAG AGGATGTGGAGGTCGACGTAGAGGGCATCGTGTTCGACTGCGTGGACTCTGACGGACTGAGCATGACGCACACAGATGCAGATCACTGTTACTCCAGCATGGACAAAGCCTGGCTATGA
- the prelid1a gene encoding PRELI domain containing 1a — translation MVKYFCCAGLLKSTWDQVCIAFWQRYPNPYSNHVLTEDIIFREVTPSNCLISRRLLTKHSRAPRWMEKYLPKHMASSAYVIEDSIVDPQERTMTTLSWNISHARLMSVEERCVYQINPENNSWTELKREAWISSNVYGLSRGIQEFGLARFKTSVTKTMKGFEYVLAKMQGETPSRTLAVTATERARETAMAAKEKAKDLASHAQKKQFV, via the exons ATGGTGAAATATTTCTGCTGCGCAGGTTTACTCAAAAGTACCTGGGACCAAGTCTGTATTGCTTTCTGGCAACGATATCCCAACCCTTACAG TAATCATGTTTTGACTGAGGACATCATTTTCCGGGAGGTTACTCCATCCAACTGCCTGATTTCCAGGCGTCTGTTGACCAAACATAGTCGAGCACCTCGCTGGATGGAAAAGTACCTTCCAAAGCACATGGCCAGCTCAGCGTACGTCATTGAGGACTCCATCGTGGACCCTCAGGAAAGGACCATGACCACACTCTCATGGAACATCAGCCACGCTCGACTAATG TCTGTGGAAGAGCGGTGTGTGTATCAAATTAACCCAGAGAACAACAGTTGGACAGAGCTGAAAAGAGAAGCTTGGATCTCGTCCAATGTCTATGGGCTCTCTAGAGGTATTCAG GAATTTGGTCTTGCAAGGTTTAAGACCAGTGTTACAAAGACAATGAAAGGGTTTGAATACGTGTTGGCCAAAATGCAAG GTGAAACTCCATCAAGAACCTTAGCAGTAACAGCTACAGAGCGGGCAAGAGAGACAGCAATGGCAGCTAAGGAGAAAGCCAAAGACTTGGCCTCACATGCTCAAAAGAAACAGTTTGTGTGA